Proteins encoded by one window of Chondromyces crocatus:
- a CDS encoding response regulator produces MPSHVLIVEDERDLQRVVAYNFRQAGFDVVSAMNGETALRALKEERFDLIILDLMLPDISGTELCRRIKQSPQTAQTPIIMVTAKGEEVDRVVGFELGADDYLVKPFSVRELILRARAVLRRSEGPGPAPERFDFGALRIDRAAHRAWVEGQEVALTALEFRLLMMLYDRRGRVLSRDTLLDEVWGSHVDVTARNVDTHVKRVREKLGVVGEYIETVRGVGYRFRADAGESTSSG; encoded by the coding sequence ATGCCGAGCCACGTTCTCATCGTCGAGGATGAGCGCGATCTGCAGCGCGTCGTCGCCTACAACTTCCGTCAAGCTGGGTTCGACGTCGTCTCGGCGATGAACGGCGAGACCGCCCTCCGTGCACTCAAGGAGGAGCGTTTCGACCTGATCATCCTCGATCTCATGCTGCCCGACATCTCGGGGACCGAGCTCTGTCGCCGCATCAAGCAGAGCCCCCAGACCGCCCAGACACCCATCATCATGGTCACGGCGAAGGGCGAGGAGGTCGACCGGGTGGTGGGCTTCGAGCTCGGCGCCGACGACTACCTGGTCAAGCCGTTCAGCGTCCGGGAGCTCATCCTCCGCGCCCGGGCCGTACTGCGCCGCTCCGAGGGCCCTGGCCCTGCACCCGAGCGCTTCGACTTCGGCGCCCTCCGCATCGACCGCGCAGCGCACCGGGCGTGGGTCGAAGGGCAAGAGGTCGCCCTCACCGCGCTGGAGTTCCGCCTCCTCATGATGCTCTACGATCGCCGAGGCCGCGTGCTCTCGCGGGACACCCTCCTCGACGAGGTCTGGGGCTCCCACGTCGACGTGACCGCCCGCAACGTCGACACCCACGTGAAGCGGGTCCGCGAGAAGCTCGGCGTCGTCGGGGAGTACATCGAGACCGTGCGCGGCGTGGGCTACCGCTTCCGCGCCGACGCAGGCGAGAGCACCAGCAGCGGATGA
- a CDS encoding response regulator produces MDPTGNHDTAPLVLVVDDFQDNREMFAEYLAFSGFRVAEAATGREALDKAFELLPDLILMDLSLPEIDGWKATRFLKNDPRTKAIPIVALTGHALAGHSREARDAGCDAFLTKPCLPDTLVAEIRRVLATRSSGDSTSSKGAPDPSEH; encoded by the coding sequence ATGGACCCGACAGGCAACCACGACACCGCGCCGCTCGTGTTGGTGGTCGACGACTTCCAGGACAACCGCGAGATGTTCGCCGAGTATCTCGCCTTCTCGGGCTTCCGTGTGGCGGAGGCCGCCACCGGGCGAGAGGCGCTGGACAAGGCCTTCGAGCTCCTCCCCGACCTCATCCTGATGGACCTCTCCCTGCCCGAGATCGACGGCTGGAAGGCGACCCGCTTTCTGAAGAACGACCCTCGGACCAAGGCCATCCCCATCGTGGCGCTGACGGGCCACGCGCTGGCGGGCCATTCGCGTGAAGCCAGGGACGCGGGCTGCGACGCATTCCTCACCAAGCCGTGCCTGCCGGACACGCTGGTGGCGGAGATCCGACGTGTACTCGCAACACGCAGCTCTGGTGACAGCACCTCCAGCAAAGGCGCTCCGGATCCTTCGGAGCACTGA
- a CDS encoding sensor histidine kinase encodes MARVTRKKITTKRDKPSVTSSTTLENECERLEQLCHALEQRAETMEQAHRQTISTVSHDLCNALSVIVMSARLMLRTVGPEAAGRKQLDAILRAADEIEQLARDLVDANHVEAGTLRVDHQPLEIVPLVKQALDMAAPSAAAKPVTLSSEVTPELTAVAADRERLLQVLVTLITNAVRFTPRGGHITLRAEAAGPAGGGGVRFSIADTGPGIPAEQRDRLFTRFAQSRRPPCQVVGLGPYVVKGIVEAHGGAIWVDSEVGVGTTVRFTMPPAGTLREAASAAL; translated from the coding sequence ATGGCGCGGGTCACACGCAAAAAAATCACCACCAAGCGAGACAAGCCGAGCGTCACCTCGTCGACGACGCTCGAGAACGAATGCGAACGCCTCGAGCAGCTCTGTCACGCGCTCGAACAGCGTGCCGAGACGATGGAGCAGGCGCATCGCCAGACGATATCCACCGTCTCTCACGATCTGTGCAATGCGCTGAGCGTCATCGTGATGAGCGCCAGGCTCATGCTCCGCACCGTGGGTCCCGAGGCCGCCGGTCGAAAGCAGCTCGACGCCATCCTGCGGGCGGCGGACGAGATCGAGCAGCTCGCGCGTGATCTCGTCGACGCGAACCATGTCGAGGCCGGCACGCTCCGCGTGGATCATCAGCCGCTGGAGATCGTGCCTCTCGTCAAACAGGCGCTGGACATGGCGGCCCCTTCCGCGGCTGCCAAGCCCGTCACCCTCTCCAGCGAGGTCACGCCGGAGCTCACGGCCGTTGCGGCGGACCGAGAGCGGCTGCTCCAGGTCCTCGTCACCTTGATCACCAACGCCGTACGATTCACCCCGCGCGGCGGCCACATCACACTGCGCGCGGAAGCCGCCGGGCCGGCCGGGGGAGGAGGGGTCCGGTTCTCGATCGCGGATACCGGACCAGGGATCCCCGCCGAGCAACGGGATCGCCTCTTCACGCGCTTCGCTCAGAGCCGCCGGCCACCTTGTCAGGTCGTCGGACTCGGCCCTTACGTGGTGAAGGGCATCGTCGAGGCGCACGGTGGCGCCATCTGGGTCGACAGCGAGGTCGGCGTCGGTACCACGGTACGCTTCACCATGCCCCCCGCAGGGACCCTCCGCGAAGCGGCGAGCGCCGCCCTCTAG
- a CDS encoding response regulator, with protein sequence MATAKQNVISPAARDGTYSEGPEERPWRVLIVDDDPDFLAIAEAYLAHYGFAVERASGGLRGVFLATQVVPDVILCDLRMPGIDGFVVADALRADPATQNTAIFACTGRRDLEARAALHSSSFDGVLVKPVDWDAAARLLEEAILQRGVPRRLP encoded by the coding sequence ATGGCCACAGCGAAGCAGAACGTGATCTCTCCGGCGGCGCGCGACGGCACCTACAGTGAGGGGCCGGAGGAGAGGCCCTGGCGCGTGCTCATCGTGGATGATGATCCCGATTTTCTCGCCATCGCAGAGGCCTACCTGGCTCACTACGGCTTCGCCGTGGAGCGCGCATCAGGAGGTCTTCGGGGCGTGTTCCTGGCAACCCAGGTCGTGCCTGACGTGATCCTGTGTGACCTGCGCATGCCCGGGATCGATGGCTTCGTCGTCGCCGACGCGCTCCGCGCGGACCCTGCCACACAGAATACGGCCATCTTCGCCTGTACGGGCCGCCGCGATCTGGAAGCCCGCGCCGCGCTGCATTCCTCGTCGTTCGATGGCGTGCTCGTGAAGCCTGTGGACTGGGATGCAGCAGCCCGGCTCCTCGAAGAAGCGATCCTGCAGCGCGGAGTGCCACGCCGGCTCCCATAG
- the dapE gene encoding succinyl-diaminopimelate desuccinylase yields the protein MRADRLAATLLWLCEIPSPTGEEKALCDALVERLRRARLPEPPRRHGDSLVVQVTRGTGGPKVALAGHLDVVRTAHDGPPRIEGDRLYGPGASDMKSGLALMLDLVEHAPEGLDGLDLTLVFYAREEGPFRDNELGLVLEREPGLGQVDLAVCLEPSDNRLSLGAVGSLHATVTFRGRTAHSGRPWQGENAIHKAGRLLVELDALEPRDVVHDGLLYRTVTSATLIEGGRGRNIIPDELTLNLNHRFAPGTSIEEAQREIEGLVGDRAEVAWLDLSPSALPHASHPLVMQLRAAGVNGVEPKQAWTDVARFAELGVPAVNFGPGVNAQAHQRNEWTSIARLVEGDGILRRWIAAMGKATAASLGG from the coding sequence GTGCGAGCGGACCGGCTCGCGGCAACCCTCCTCTGGCTCTGCGAGATCCCTTCGCCGACTGGGGAAGAGAAGGCGCTCTGCGACGCGCTCGTCGAGCGGCTGCGTCGGGCGCGGCTTCCTGAACCGCCTCGACGTCATGGCGACTCGCTGGTGGTGCAGGTGACGCGGGGGACGGGGGGGCCCAAGGTTGCGCTGGCTGGGCACCTCGACGTGGTGAGGACCGCGCATGATGGACCGCCCCGCATCGAGGGGGATCGCCTCTACGGTCCGGGCGCGAGTGACATGAAGTCAGGCCTGGCGCTGATGCTGGACCTCGTCGAGCACGCGCCGGAGGGACTCGATGGGCTGGATCTGACGCTGGTGTTCTATGCGCGCGAGGAGGGACCGTTTCGCGACAACGAGCTCGGGCTCGTGCTGGAGCGTGAGCCCGGGCTCGGGCAGGTCGATCTCGCGGTGTGCCTGGAGCCGAGCGACAATCGACTGAGCCTCGGGGCGGTGGGCTCGCTGCACGCGACCGTGACGTTCCGCGGGAGAACCGCGCACAGCGGGCGGCCCTGGCAGGGAGAGAACGCCATCCACAAAGCAGGGCGCCTGCTGGTGGAGCTCGATGCGCTGGAGCCCCGCGATGTCGTCCATGATGGGCTCCTGTACCGGACGGTGACCTCAGCCACCCTGATCGAGGGCGGCCGAGGGCGGAACATCATCCCGGATGAGCTCACGCTGAACCTGAACCACCGCTTCGCGCCGGGGACCTCGATCGAGGAGGCGCAGCGCGAGATCGAAGGGCTGGTGGGCGATCGCGCCGAGGTCGCGTGGCTGGATCTCAGCCCGTCCGCGTTGCCGCATGCTTCCCACCCGCTCGTGATGCAGCTTCGCGCTGCAGGGGTGAACGGCGTCGAGCCCAAGCAAGCATGGACCGACGTGGCCCGCTTCGCCGAGCTGGGCGTGCCTGCCGTGAACTTCGGTCCGGGCGTGAATGCCCAGGCGCATCAGCGAAACGAATGGACGTCCATCGCCCGGCTGGTGGAGGGGGATGGCATCCTGCGTCGCTGGATCGCAGCGATGGGGAAAGCGACGGCGGCTTCCCTGGGCGGCTAG
- the ndk gene encoding nucleoside-diphosphate kinase — protein sequence MALERTLSIIKPDAVEKNHAGAIIARLEAEGFTVKALKRVHLSRKEAEGFYEEHRGRGFFDELVAFMSRSPIIVMALEREDAVARYREVIGATDPAKAAEGTIRKLYGASVGENAAHGSDKTSTAAREISYFFAGYEVSPTASSAS from the coding sequence ATGGCCCTGGAGCGAACCCTTTCCATCATCAAGCCCGACGCCGTCGAGAAGAACCACGCCGGGGCGATCATCGCCCGGCTGGAGGCCGAGGGCTTCACCGTCAAGGCGCTGAAGCGCGTTCACCTGTCCCGCAAGGAGGCCGAGGGCTTCTACGAGGAGCACCGGGGGCGCGGGTTCTTCGATGAGCTGGTCGCCTTCATGTCGCGCAGCCCCATCATCGTGATGGCGCTGGAGCGTGAAGACGCGGTGGCCCGGTACCGTGAGGTCATCGGCGCGACCGATCCGGCGAAGGCGGCGGAGGGAACGATCCGCAAGCTCTACGGGGCGAGCGTCGGCGAGAACGCCGCGCACGGCTCCGACAAGACCTCGACCGCGGCGCGAGAGATTTCCTACTTCTTCGCCGGTTACGAGGTGTCTCCGACGGCTTCCTCGGCCTCCTGA
- a CDS encoding 2,3,4,5-tetrahydropyridine-2,6-dicarboxylate N-succinyltransferase: MDVDALRGLVEAAYRDRALLRSSAHEEAVLSAVDALDRGVLRVAERAEPGGAWVTHAWLKEAILLYFALRKMEVMEAGPFEFHDKIPLKRGLDAAGVRVVPPGTVRYGAFLEAGAIVMPGYVNIGARVGAGTMVDTWATVGSCAQIGRDCHLSGGVGIGGVLEPPSAQPVIVEDGAFIGSRVIVVEGVVVGEEAVLGAGVVLTSSTAILDVSGPEVVEYRGRVPPRSVVIPGTRPKTFPAGTFGVPCALIIGHRTAATDRKVSLNSALRDFGVAV; the protein is encoded by the coding sequence ATGGATGTGGATGCGCTGAGGGGGCTCGTCGAGGCTGCTTACAGGGACCGCGCGTTGCTGCGCTCGTCGGCTCATGAAGAGGCCGTCCTGAGCGCGGTGGACGCACTCGATCGCGGGGTGCTCCGGGTCGCCGAGCGCGCCGAACCAGGCGGAGCGTGGGTGACCCATGCGTGGTTGAAAGAGGCGATTCTCCTCTATTTCGCCCTGCGCAAGATGGAGGTGATGGAGGCAGGGCCCTTCGAGTTCCACGACAAGATCCCGCTGAAGCGAGGTCTGGACGCCGCGGGGGTGCGCGTGGTGCCCCCGGGAACGGTGCGGTATGGCGCGTTTCTGGAGGCGGGCGCCATCGTGATGCCCGGCTACGTGAACATCGGTGCGCGGGTGGGCGCCGGGACGATGGTCGATACCTGGGCGACCGTCGGGAGCTGCGCGCAGATCGGCCGCGATTGCCACCTGTCGGGCGGCGTGGGGATCGGAGGCGTGCTCGAGCCGCCGTCGGCGCAGCCCGTGATCGTCGAAGATGGGGCCTTCATCGGATCCCGGGTGATCGTGGTGGAGGGGGTCGTGGTGGGCGAAGAGGCCGTGCTCGGGGCGGGCGTGGTGCTGACGTCTTCCACGGCCATCCTCGATGTGAGCGGGCCCGAGGTGGTCGAGTACCGCGGTCGCGTGCCTCCCCGCAGCGTGGTGATCCCGGGGACGCGCCCGAAGACGTTCCCCGCGGGGACGTTCGGCGTGCCCTGTGCGTTGATCATCGGTCACAGGACGGCGGCGACGGACCGGAAGGTCTCCTTGAACTCGGCGCTTCGTGACTTCGGGGTCGCGGTATGA